The Desulforegula conservatrix Mb1Pa genome includes a region encoding these proteins:
- a CDS encoding complement resistance protein TraT, which produces MKKVIVILSAMILFSGCAATQVALSKKDLKVENRMSATIFLDVDNMAEKSIYLDIRNTSAKDIDITPFVLSNLEGKGYKITKDAKSAFYLMQANILFVGQADQTALEQSVTAGFGGALAGAAVGAAASGASNSSILTGAAVGGLIGGAAEMLSGSFVKDVTYSIITDIQISEKTKEKVEQDSQAELETGAESSTTQTSETTVNRKKYQSRLATTANQVNLTFEEAQPMIEEGLIRAISGLF; this is translated from the coding sequence ATGAAGAAGGTTATTGTAATACTGTCAGCCATGATTCTTTTTTCAGGATGTGCAGCCACCCAGGTTGCCTTGTCAAAAAAGGATCTGAAGGTTGAAAACAGAATGTCTGCAACAATTTTCCTCGATGTTGATAATATGGCTGAAAAGAGTATTTATCTGGATATCAGAAACACGTCGGCAAAGGATATTGATATAACTCCGTTTGTTCTCAGCAATCTTGAAGGCAAAGGTTACAAGATCACCAAGGACGCAAAATCAGCTTTTTATCTTATGCAGGCTAATATTCTCTTCGTCGGGCAGGCTGATCAGACAGCCCTTGAGCAGTCTGTTACGGCAGGTTTTGGAGGGGCCCTGGCTGGCGCAGCTGTTGGTGCGGCCGCATCAGGTGCAAGTAACAGCAGTATACTTACTGGGGCGGCAGTTGGCGGACTTATAGGCGGAGCGGCTGAAATGCTTTCTGGTTCATTCGTAAAGGATGTTACTTATTCAATAATTACAGACATTCAGATATCAGAAAAAACAAAGGAAAAGGTGGAGCAGGATAGTCAGGCTGAGCTTGAAACCGGAGCCGAATCAAGCACAACCCAGACAAGCGAGACAACTGTCAATAGGAAGAAATACCAGTCAAGGCTGGCTACCACTGCAAATCAGGTGAATCTTACTTTCGAGGAAGCCCAGCCCATGATTGAAGAAGGGCTCATAAGAGCGATTTCTGGGTTATTCTGA